Part of the Flagellimonas eckloniae genome, CAACAACACATTCTTATTTGCCTGCTGATAATGCATCGTATTTTGAAGACAACATCAATTTAGTGGATTGGCTTCGTCAATGGACAAAAACTGAAGAAGAAAGAGAAGAAGTTTATGTAAGGGGTTTTTTAGGAAAAATGCTGTTCAGCGGTGAAGAGGCCCTGAAAAAATGTACGGTGCTTTCAGGTGGTGAAAAAGTACGCTGCATGTTAAGTAGGATGATGCTGTTGCGCGCTAATGTATTGTTGCTGGATGAACCTACCAACCATTTGGATCTTGAGAGTATTACGGCGTTCAACAATTCTCTAAAGAATTTTAAAGGAACTGTTTTGCTAACGACCCATGACCATGAGTTTGTCCACACTGTGGCAACCAGGATTATAGAGCTTACACCAAAAGGCACAATTGATCGCTACTCAACTTTTGATGATTATATGTCTGATAAATCCATAAAAGAACAACGGGAGAAAATGTACGCTATGGCAACTGTATAGTCTAAGCGTTAAAGTATTTACTGTTCCAAATTGCTGGATTAAAGTTTTTACCCAGGGCAAAACCATAAAATAACGCCACCGAAGCAATACACTTAAACATAAAAAAGTAAATGATCCAGAACTCGGCGTTTGTGCTTTTTTTCGAAAATAGTCCTTCTGGAACCAAAAGGGTTGTCAAATAACTCATAAATAATAACAGAAACAGTAGATTGACCATGTTTTTAAATGGCCAGACCAATACCCTACGAAAAGGGTGAAGGTCGTTTCCCCATTTATGGATCAAATAGAAATAATTATTCCCAATTGGCGCAAAAAGCAACGGGTCATCCTTGTCCTCCAACTTAAAGAGTTTAGAAGGTGCCATAATTTTGAATCCTTGAATTTCAATATTATGGGAAGCTTCCAATTTTTTAATTTTAGAAATGGCGCTTTGCGGAATTTTGCCTTTGAAATACCTACTATCTAAAAAACGAAGTCTATAATTTATACAAATCTCTTTGATATGGTCCAAATGATAAATCCTTTCAGTTTCGAGAAGTTCAAAATCAAAATTATTGTTATGTGGACTATTCTTGGAACCAAGCTGTTTGTTTATTTTGATTTCCTTTGCGTTGTCCTCTTCCAAAATATGATGCACATCCCGAAGAATACGATTTTCATTTAATGATTTATTCCGTAGTATGGAAAGTTCCCGCTCAATGTTGGTGTTTTTAAATAACATGTCTTTTTCTTAGCAATTCATTCAAATTTAACGAATTGTGTTTTTCAGTGTTGATCCTGCTAAAGAATGAAATGTTAATATTATGTTAAATAACATTTCATTCTTTAAATACAGAGAGCGTTTTCATAAAAATGTGTAACTTATCGAAGATTTTAGCATTTAATCGTCTAAACATACTTTTAAAGCTTATTAATTAAGGTAGTCCCAAAGATTAGAACATCTATGAAAGCCCCATTCAAGAAAGCCCTACTTGGTCTATGTTTTGCCTTCACATTTTCGGCATTAGCACAAGAGACTAATTCTTCCGAAACAAAATCAATAACTCAAAATACAATTGAATCCAACACACACAAAATTTTGATGGCTGCAGTTAAGGCTACCAAAATGGATGATATTTTGGATAAGTCTGGACCCTTTACAGTTTTTGCACCCTCTGACAAGGCTTTCGAGAAGTTTTCAAGTACCAAAATGGAAGAGTTGATTAACTCAAAAGATAAAACAGAGTTGAAGTCTTTGTTAACCTACCACATAGTTGCAGGTAACTTATCGGCATCAAAAATTTTGAGAGCCATGTGTAAGGGAAATGGTAAAGCAAGCTTTACTACTATTCAGGGTAAAAAGCTAATCGCCCAGATGGATGGTTATGATATTGTATTAACGGATCATTTGGGTAACACAGCTAGAATTACAGCAGCAGACGTGAATCAGAAGAATGGAGTTATCCATGAAATTGATAGTGTCATACTTCCATCACAAATGTAATCAGCGTAGTTCCGCGGACAATTCCTTTTGATAAGCTGCCAACAATTTTGACATAATTTTATCTATTTGCTTATCCGTCAAGGTCTTTTTCTCATCAGAAAGTGTAAAACTTATCGCATAGGATTTTTTGCCTTCTGGTAACTTACTTCCTGTATAAACGTCAAATAGGTTCACTTTTTTCAGGAGGTTTTTTTCAGTTTTCCAGGCTAGATCATATACTTGCTGGAATGATGTTGCCTCATCTAATAAAAGGGCAAAATCCCTAGTGACCTCTGGAAATTTTGGAATTTCCCTGAAAGTGATATTCTGGGTATTAATAAGACCAAGAATAGCATCCCAATCAAAATCAGCATAGAAAACATCTTGTTTTACGTCAGATTTTTTGAGTATTTGTTTGCTCACCAATCCGTAAGTACCTATTGCTTTTCCGTTTTTACTGCATGATAAACCTTCAGCATAAATAGTATCACTATAGGGTTCAACAAGAATTCCTTTTATACCAAGACGACTAAAAATGGTTTCAACACAACCTTTCAAGAAGAAAAAGTCAGTCTTTTTTGAATCTGTAGCCCAACTATCTTCTGAACGATTTCCAGATATAAAAATGGCTAAATGCTGCTTCTCTTTATTTTCTGTACCAACTTTATTATATGTTTTGCCAAACTCAAAAAGGCGTAAGTTAGTTTTTTGTCGATTGTTATTATAGCTTACAGTTTGAAGTCCAGAGAATAACATTGATGTTCTAAGCACTGATAAATCTGAACTTAGTGGATTTAGCATTTCCACAGGATTAGCTCCTGTATTGAACACATTTTGACTTTCTGCCCCTACCAAGCTATTGGTCATGATTTCATAAAAACCTTGAGCCGCTAACATAGTACCAACAACATCTTGAACCTTATAGTTTTCAAAATTGGAGGTTTTGGCAATGGATGCTGTTAGTTTTTCTTTAAAATCTATATTGTTATACCCATAAACCCTAAGAATTTCCTCAATTACATCCACTTCTCTTTCAACATCCACACGGTACGTGGGAATGGTTAACCCCAGACCGGACTCTGTAACATTGTTGACTTTTATTTCGAGAGAACTCAAAATAGATTTTATGGTATCTCTCGGGATTTCCTGGCCAATTAGAGAGTTTATTTTATCAAAAGTTAAAAAAACCTGTTGTTCTTGCGCTCTTTTAGGGTAGAGGTCTACCACTTCGGAACTAATATCACCCCCTGCAATCTCTCGTATCAACAAGGCAGCGCGTTTCAATGCGTATTCGGTTATGTTAATGTCAATACCACGTTCAAACCTAAAAGAAGCGTCGGTGTTAAGGTTATGTCTTTTTGCTGTTTTCCGAATTGATACAGAATCAAAATATGCGCTTTCCAAAAATATAGATGAAGTATGTTCCGTAACACCTGAGTGAATTCCTCCAAAAACCCCTGCAATACACATGGGTTTTTCATCATCACAAATCATAAGGTCATCTTTGTGAAGTTCACGCTCCACATTATCTAGAGTAGTGAATTTTGTGCCAGCGGCCAATGTCTTTACTTTAATTTTGGCGCCTTTAATTTTTGATGCATCGAAAGCATGCAGTGGCTGACCGAGTTCATGCAATACATAGTTCGTAACATCTACAATATTGTTTATTGGAGATAGACCTATTGCCCTCAAACGATTTTTTAACCAATCTGGAGATTCCTGGACGATGATATTATTAATGGTTAAACCACAATACCTTGGTGCCAGGGCAATATCTTCAACCTCAACATCAATCTTCAATGATCGATTATCAACTAAAAAATTACTTGTTGATGGGGTAACCAATTCTTTTTGAATTTCTTGTTGCTCCAATCCAGCCTTAAGATCGCGGGCAACACCATAGTGGCTCATGGCATCTGCACGATTGGGAGTAAGTCCTATTTCAAAAACTTCATCATTTTCAATTTCAAAAACCTCTGAACATGGGGTTCCGGGCTCCAAAATTTCACTTAGCACCATAATACCATCATGCCCTATACCCAAGCCCAGCTCATCTTCCGCGCAAATCATTCCGTGGCTTTCCTCTCCTCGTATTTTTCCTTTTTTTATTTGCCAAGGTTCTCCTTCTGGCGAGTATAATGTTGTGCCGATGGTTGCAACGGGAACTTTCTGCCCTGCAGCAACATTGGGAGCACCGCAAACAATTTGCACATGAGCTTCCTCCCCAATATCAACCGTGGTTAGTTTAAGCCTATCTGCATTTGGGTGTTTGTCACATGTAAGTACATGTCCAACCACTACACCTTGCAATCCTCCTTTAACCGATTCAAAGCTTGAAATTCCCTCAACTTCAAGACCTAAGTCCGTCAACAGCTCTCCTGTTTTTTGCGAATTCCAGTCAATCTGCAAAAATTGCTTCAACCAGTTGTAAGAAATTTTCATACCCCAATTTTAAAGTGGACAAATATAAAACAATAGGGTTACAGATTCAATGTAAATATTATGCTAAACTCATGTAATGAGTGTAAGTTTTTGGTTGTATTTTAGATAAATGCAATAAATCTTCTTGATTATGAAAAGAATTTTGGTTTTGGTCTGCTCTCTATCGTTGCTATTTTTTTCATGTAAAGAAGAAAAGAAGCAGCTTGCAATTGGGGATTGGTGGGGTAAGATGGATGTTTCATCCAGTAAAATACTTCCCTTTACATTCAAAGTTTTGGAAAACCATAATGGAGAGTTAACTATTGAAATCTACAATTCCAATGAAGTGGTCATTGTTGATGAAATTGAAATCTACAATGATTCCATACGTATTAAAATGCCAATTTTTGAAGGATATGTATTGGGCACTTTTTCGGAGCGCACGATAGAAGGGAATTTTATAAAGGAAAGTTTAAATCGTGTGGTGCCTTTTTATGCGAGTTATGGAAAACGAGACCGATTTGAGGTAAAATCAGATGCAAAGACCAATGTTTCTGGAGTTTGGGAGGCCCATTTTGATGATGGGGATAATGGAGAATATCCTGCAAAAGGTATTTTTATACAGCAAAACAATAGGGTTACAGGTACGTTCCGAACCGAGACAGGGGATTACCGATATTTGGAAGGTGTTGTAGATGGAGATTCATTAAACCTTTCAACTTTTGATGGAGCTCATGTTTTTCTGTTTACTGCCAAGGTCACGGATAGTACTTTGAATGGCTATTTCTATTCAGGAAATCATTATGCAGAAAAATTTGTTGCAAAACGGAACGAAGCTTTTGAATTATCGGACGCAAGTACATTAACTTTTTTAAAAGAAGGCTACCATAAAATAGATTTTTCATTTCCTGATGAGAATGGTACTATGATTAGTTTGTCAGATGCTAGATTTAAGGATAAAGTGGTATTGGCACAAATTATGGGTACATGGTGCCCCAATTGTCTGGATGAAACAAAGTTTTATGTGAACTATATGAAAGATCATTCCATGGAAGATGTAGAGTTTGTTGCATTGGCATTTGAATATGCAAAAACAAAGGAAAAAGCATTCGAGGGAATAAAAAGACTTAAAAATAGAGTAGGGGTCGAGTATCCAATAGTATTGGCTCAATATGGAACTTCCGATAAGAAAATTGCCAATGAAAAACTACCCATGTTAAACCATGTTATCTCGTATCCAACTACAATTTATATAGATAAAAAAGGTGACGTACAAAAAATCCATACGGGTTTCAACGGTCCGGCGACTGGTGACAAACATGAAGAATTCAAAAAAGAGTTTGATGAGACAATGAAACTCTTACGAAGCAAGAAATAAGGAGGTAATCAAATAATTGTTGACTTGCCTAAATCGATATTTTCGTCGTTAATATTAATGTCGTCCTCGCTATCCACAATATTATCAGCAATAAAATCTCCCACCTGATTGGTGCCGTACTTACTGGAAGCATCCAAATCTGGGGTTACAATGCCTTTTTTTAAGGATTTGCCAACCGCTTCTCGTACTGCCATTGCCTCTTCAAAAAGCTTGAAATGTTCCAAAAACATGGCTGCTGAAAGTATAGATGCAATCGGATTGGCAATATCTTTTCCCTTAGCTTGCGGGTATGAGCCATGAATAGGTTCAAACATGGCACTTTCGCTTCCAACGGATGCAGAGGCCAATAAACCAATAGAGCCACCAATTACACTTCCTTCATCAGAAATAATATCACCAAACATATTTTCTGTAAGGATGACATCAAACTGACTGGGGTTTAAAATAATCTGCATGGCCGCATTGTCAACAAAAAGAAAATCCAAGGCGACATCAGGATAACTTTCACCAATTTTAGCCACAACCTTTCGCCATAATCTGGAAGATTCCAAAACATTGGCCTTATCAATCAAAGTAAGTTTGTTTTTTCTATTTTTTGCTGCCTTAAAAGCTAAATGGGCTATACGACTTATTTCTTTTTCTGAATACTCGCAAAGGTCGGAGGCTACTGTACCTTCATCGTTCAATTTTTTTTCACCAAAATAGATTCCTCCTGTCAATTCCCTATAAATAGTGAAATCGGTACCAGCGATAATATCTTTTTTTAATGGAGAATTGTCAATTAAAGTAGGAAAAATTTGAACGGGTCTAATATTTGCGAAAAGTCCAAGTT contains:
- a CDS encoding fasciclin domain-containing protein encodes the protein MKAPFKKALLGLCFAFTFSALAQETNSSETKSITQNTIESNTHKILMAAVKATKMDDILDKSGPFTVFAPSDKAFEKFSSTKMEELINSKDKTELKSLLTYHIVAGNLSASKILRAMCKGNGKASFTTIQGKKLIAQMDGYDIVLTDHLGNTARITAADVNQKNGVIHEIDSVILPSQM
- the pheT gene encoding phenylalanine--tRNA ligase subunit beta, encoding MKISYNWLKQFLQIDWNSQKTGELLTDLGLEVEGISSFESVKGGLQGVVVGHVLTCDKHPNADRLKLTTVDIGEEAHVQIVCGAPNVAAGQKVPVATIGTTLYSPEGEPWQIKKGKIRGEESHGMICAEDELGLGIGHDGIMVLSEILEPGTPCSEVFEIENDEVFEIGLTPNRADAMSHYGVARDLKAGLEQQEIQKELVTPSTSNFLVDNRSLKIDVEVEDIALAPRYCGLTINNIIVQESPDWLKNRLRAIGLSPINNIVDVTNYVLHELGQPLHAFDASKIKGAKIKVKTLAAGTKFTTLDNVERELHKDDLMICDDEKPMCIAGVFGGIHSGVTEHTSSIFLESAYFDSVSIRKTAKRHNLNTDASFRFERGIDINITEYALKRAALLIREIAGGDISSEVVDLYPKRAQEQQVFLTFDKINSLIGQEIPRDTIKSILSSLEIKVNNVTESGLGLTIPTYRVDVEREVDVIEEILRVYGYNNIDFKEKLTASIAKTSNFENYKVQDVVGTMLAAQGFYEIMTNSLVGAESQNVFNTGANPVEMLNPLSSDLSVLRTSMLFSGLQTVSYNNNRQKTNLRLFEFGKTYNKVGTENKEKQHLAIFISGNRSEDSWATDSKKTDFFFLKGCVETIFSRLGIKGILVEPYSDTIYAEGLSCSKNGKAIGTYGLVSKQILKKSDVKQDVFYADFDWDAILGLINTQNITFREIPKFPEVTRDFALLLDEATSFQQVYDLAWKTEKNLLKKVNLFDVYTGSKLPEGKKSYAISFTLSDEKKTLTDKQIDKIMSKLLAAYQKELSAELR
- a CDS encoding peroxiredoxin family protein — encoded protein: MKRILVLVCSLSLLFFSCKEEKKQLAIGDWWGKMDVSSSKILPFTFKVLENHNGELTIEIYNSNEVVIVDEIEIYNDSIRIKMPIFEGYVLGTFSERTIEGNFIKESLNRVVPFYASYGKRDRFEVKSDAKTNVSGVWEAHFDDGDNGEYPAKGIFIQQNNRVTGTFRTETGDYRYLEGVVDGDSLNLSTFDGAHVFLFTAKVTDSTLNGYFYSGNHYAEKFVAKRNEAFELSDASTLTFLKEGYHKIDFSFPDENGTMISLSDARFKDKVVLAQIMGTWCPNCLDETKFYVNYMKDHSMEDVEFVALAFEYAKTKEKAFEGIKRLKNRVGVEYPIVLAQYGTSDKKIANEKLPMLNHVISYPTTIYIDKKGDVQKIHTGFNGPATGDKHEEFKKEFDETMKLLRSKK
- the leuB gene encoding 3-isopropylmalate dehydrogenase codes for the protein MNLNIALLPGDGVGPEVLKQAVKCLQAVEETFNHNFTYKEALVGAIAIHKKGNPLPDATLKLCKEADAVLFGAIGDPKYDNDPNSKIRPEQGLLALRKELGLFANIRPVQIFPTLIDNSPLKKDIIAGTDFTIYRELTGGIYFGEKKLNDEGTVASDLCEYSEKEISRIAHLAFKAAKNRKNKLTLIDKANVLESSRLWRKVVAKIGESYPDVALDFLFVDNAAMQIILNPSQFDVILTENMFGDIISDEGSVIGGSIGLLASASVGSESAMFEPIHGSYPQAKGKDIANPIASILSAAMFLEHFKLFEEAMAVREAVGKSLKKGIVTPDLDASSKYGTNQVGDFIADNIVDSEDDININDENIDLGKSTII